TCTGTCGATTAAAGTTTTACGATATTTATGATTTAATCTCTTTTTTATTAAAATATCTAAAACTATATTGGTATCTAAAAATATTTTACTCTTCACCCACTTTCCTTTTTGCAGCTACCTCTCTTAAAGTATAAATATCTTTATCTACCAAATCTTCTTCCATCTCTATACTTCCGGCAAATTTTAAAATTCTTTTTAATCTCTCCTCTTTCTCTCTTTTCTCTTTCTCTTCTATCAACTTTTTTATCTCATCTGCATATTTGTTTGATACAAAAATCCCTTTACTCTTTTTTGTCTTTTTATCTTCAATCTCAATCAAATCATACTCATCTAAGATTTTTATATTTCTTGCAAGCTCTCTAATCCCTATCTTTTTTGTCATATTTTGTCCCTTATCTGATTTTTTACCATTGTATGACTTTTTGTTTTATTTGTCAAGTAAAATGATGTGGCTTACAAATATTTCTGTAAGGCTTAAAAGCAGCTTTTGCAAAAATTGTTATAGGTGTTCTTGTAATTTTTGATATATTTAAAATTGCTTTTAAATCTCTTTTGTCGAATGCAAACAAAAGCTCATACTCTTCACCGCTACAACCTACCCTTTTTGGAATTTTTTCAAAAAACTCAAATCCTATACGGTTTAGTTTTGAAAGTTTACCAAGATCCTCAAAAAGCCCGTCGCTTATATCCATAGCTGCTTTTATATATCGTGAAACTCTTTTCATGAACTCTTTTTTTAAAACCGGTCTTTTAAATTTGGAATATTTTGATACCTTTACACCCCTAAATAGTCGATTTAAGTCTCTTTTTACACTGCCAAGTTCACCAGTATATGCCAGATAATAACCCTCTTTTACTCTTTTTCTAAAAATTGGTTTTTTTGTTTTAGATATCAAAGTTATAGATATATCAATCTTATTTGAAGCTATGGTGTCTCCGCCAATTATTTCAGTTTTATAAAAACTAGCGCAATCTCTAAGTCCCAAAGAGAGCTCTTTCATACAGATAGGTCTTATATCTTTTGGCAAACCTATACTTAAAATAGCGTATTTCGGCTCAGCATTCATAGCAATTGCGTCTGATATATTTACAGCCATTGCTTTATAGCCTATCTCATAAAGGCTCATCCACTCTCTCTTAAAGTGTATATCTTCAAAAAAAGCATCTGCACTATATACAAACCCATCTATATATGCCGCGTCATCTCCTATATGCTTGTTATTAAATAAACTTATAAACAAGTTCTCTTTATTCACACGAAACCTCGCCATTTTTGGTAAGTATTGTAACAAAGCGGTACTTAAAAAACCTCTTTGTAAATCTTTTAATTTTATTTATCTTATAAAATGGTATAATCAAAAAAATTTCATCATAAGGAAAATTTAGATGGAAATACCTATTATAAAAAAAGACGTAATTATCGTTGGAGCGGGACTTGCCGGATGTGCAGCCGCAAGAGAACTTAAAAAGAGTGGAAAGGATGTTTTGGTACTAACTAAACTCCACCCTCTAAGAAGTCATTCCGGCGCCGCGCAAGGCGGTGTAAACGCCGCTTTGAGCGAAGAAGACGACATTGAACTACATATGTTCGATACCGTTAAAGGAAGTGACTATCTAGCCGATCAAAATGCAGTTGAACTTATGTGTAGCAAAGCTCCTGAAACTATCAGATGGATAGAAAAAATGGGAGCTGTATTTAGCAGACGTGAAGATGGTAAAATAGCTCAAAGACCTTTTGGAGGACAGAGCAAACCAAGAGCATGTTTTGCAAAAGATAGAACCGGACTTACACTTTTACAAACAATCTACGAACAAGCTTTTAAAGAGGGAGTAGAGTTCTGGGACGAGTGGTATGTGGCGGATATCTTATATAAAGATGGAAAAGCTTACGGTGTTGTTGCTTACAACTTAAGAGACTCAAAACCAGCAATATTTAACGCCAAAGCCGTAATGTTTGCTACAGGCGGTTACGCAAGAGCTTTCAAAATCAACTCAAACGCACATGCAAATACTGGTGATGGACTAAGTATCTTCGCAAGACACGGTCTTCCGCTTGAAGATATGGAGTTCGTTCAGTTTCACCCCTCAGGTCTTGCAGGGAGCGGGATTTTGATAAGTGAAGCAGCTCGTGGAGAGGGAGGTAAACTTTACAACTCCAAAGGCGAAAGATTTATGGAAAAGTACGCTCCCGAAAAAATGGAGCTAGCACCAAGAGATGTGGTTAGTAGAGCAATAGCAAATGAGATAAGAGAAGGTAGAGGCGTAGGCCCTGACAATATGGCCGTATATCTTGATCTAACCCATCTAGGCGAAGAGAAAATTATGGAAAGACTCCCGGAACTTAGAGACCTAGCTCTAACTTTCCTTGGCCAAGATATGGTAAAAGAGCCTATTATGATAACCGTTACGGCGCACTACTCTATGGGCGGTATCCCGGTAGATATCGACGGACATGTGAGAAAAAACAAAGAGGAGTTTGTTGAGGGACTATACGCAGCGGGTGAGTGTGCTTGCGTAAGTGTTCACGGCGCAAATAGGTTAGGCGCCAACTCTTTGTTGGAAGCCCTCTTTTTCGGTAGACACGTAGGAGAGTCTATAGCAAAAGATTTGGATAATATCTCATTTGAAGAGGCTCAAAAAGTTGAAGCAAACAGAATGCTTGAGGAGATGGAGTTTCTTCTAACAAACAATGGAAAAGAGAGTACGGCACAGCTTAGAAAAGAACTTCAAGATAGTATGTTTGAAAACGCAGGCGTTTTTAGAACAGAAGAGTCATTGATAAAACAGAAAGAGAAGTTAAAAGAACTTAAAGAGAGATTTAAAAATATACGAATAGAAGATAAATCAAAAACATTCAATACAGACCTTCAAGAAGCAATTGAACTAGGTCATATGTTAGATTATGCAGCTTTCATAGTTGAAGGCGCGATTGCTAGATGTGAGTCGAGAGGAGCTCACTATAGAGAAGATTTTACAAAAAGAGACGATGAAAACTTCCTCAAACATACATTAGCTTATATGGATGAAGAAGGAAATATTACTTTAGAGTATATGGATGTGGTACTCGGCAAATTTGAACCTCAAGAAAGAAAATATTAAGGATTGAGTATGGAAAAGCAAAAAGTTACTATTAACGTTTTTAGGTTCAATGCAGAAACAGACTATCTTCCTCATTATGATAAATTCGAGATAGAGGTTTCAAAAGAAGAGGTTGTTTTAGATGTTTTAAATAGAATAAAATGGGAACATGATGGAAGTTTCACATACAGAAGAAGCTGCAGACACGGGATATGCGGGAGTTGTGCCATCAAAGTAAACGGAAGAAGCACTCTTGCATGTAAAGAGAGAATGATAGATATGATAGAACTTTTTGGAACAGAACTCACTTTCGATCCTGTTTCGAAAAATAGAGCCGTTAAAGATATGGTTGTTGACAAAAGCGATTTTTGGAAAAAACATGACTCCATTATCCCTTATCTAGTTGCCGAAATCGACGAACATCCCGAAAGCGAAAATATAGTTCCTCCAAATGAAGCCGAGAAGATTGATGAGGCCGACTACTGTATTCAATGCGGATGCTGTTACTACGCTTGTCCCGTAGTAAATGAAGCAAATGAGGACTACTTAGGACCTGCCGCCTTCGTAAAAGCTTACAGATTCAATGCCGATGTAAGAGATGAAACTAAAAAAGAGAGGCTAAAAATCGTAGATAAACTAGGAAAAGGAGTTTGGGACTGCGTTAAATGTTATGAGTGTACGGAAGCCTGCCCTAAAGAGCTTGATCCTATGAGCAAAATAACAAAACTACACAATCAACTATTCCAAGAAGAAGTTGTGCAAAAAAATGTTGCCAGCCGTCATGCCGTAGGATTTAAAAAATCTATAGAAAAACATGGTATTTTGGATGAAGGAATGTTAGTTGCATACAGTGAAGGTTGTGGGGTATTTAAACATATCCCGGAAGCTTTGGCTATGTGGAAAAAAGGCAAAATTGTTATGCCTTGGGAGATGCCAAAATCCAAAAAACTTGATGAGATTAAAAAACTAATTAAAATTTCATCTACAGCTAAATTTTAAAAGGAAAAAAGATGAGTTTGAAGTATGCGCTTTATACAGGATGTACGGCAAGAGAAAGTACGCCGGAACTGCTAAAATCGACTTTGGCTGTTGCTAAAAAACTAGATATCGAACTTGTTTTGTTGGATGAAGCAAGTTGTTGTGGAGCAAGTCATCTTCAAGATTTTGACGATTTTTTATCTTTAGTTTTAAACGCAAGAAATATCTGCTATGCAGAAATGCTTGAACTTCCTATGATAACAATATGCAATACTTGTCAATTAAATACGGCACTAACTAAAAAAAGACTTGACGAAAATCCTGAACTTAAAGAGAGAGTAAACGAAAAACTTGGTGAAGTTGGTCTTGAATATAAAGGTAATGTTAGCGTCAGACACTTTTTATACGCACTTATAGAGGATTATGGGCTAGATAATCTTAGAAAAAAGGTTGTAAAACCTCTAAGTCAGTTCAACATAGCGCCATTTTACGGATGTCACAACATAAGACCAAGCGAGCTTCACCATTTTACAAACAACACTAAAGAATCAGCTTACAACCCTACAAGTCTTGATGATTTGATTGAGGCTTTGGAAGGAAATAGCGTTGATTACGAACATAAAAACAAGTGTTGCGGATTTCATGTGGATCTTCAAGCGCCAAAAACCGCAAATAGGCTAAGTGGTAACGCTTTAGTGGACGCTATAGACAACGATGCTGATATGATGGTTACTCCTTGCCCTCTTTGTCATCTAAATCTTGATGTTAAACAGCACGCGGCATCACGTGAGGTTGGAAGAGATATAAACCTGCCGGTTCTTCATCTTCCTCAACTAATAGGTCTAGCTCTTGGATGTACTCCTGAAGAAGTAGGAATCCAACA
This Nitrosophilus labii DNA region includes the following protein-coding sequences:
- a CDS encoding thiamine-phosphate kinase, with the translated sequence MNKENLFISLFNNKHIGDDAAYIDGFVYSADAFFEDIHFKREWMSLYEIGYKAMAVNISDAIAMNAEPKYAILSIGLPKDIRPICMKELSLGLRDCASFYKTEIIGGDTIASNKIDISITLISKTKKPIFRKRVKEGYYLAYTGELGSVKRDLNRLFRGVKVSKYSKFKRPVLKKEFMKRVSRYIKAAMDISDGLFEDLGKLSKLNRIGFEFFEKIPKRVGCSGEEYELLFAFDKRDLKAILNISKITRTPITIFAKAAFKPYRNICKPHHFT
- the sdhA gene encoding succinate dehydrogenase flavoprotein subunit, which produces MEIPIIKKDVIIVGAGLAGCAAARELKKSGKDVLVLTKLHPLRSHSGAAQGGVNAALSEEDDIELHMFDTVKGSDYLADQNAVELMCSKAPETIRWIEKMGAVFSRREDGKIAQRPFGGQSKPRACFAKDRTGLTLLQTIYEQAFKEGVEFWDEWYVADILYKDGKAYGVVAYNLRDSKPAIFNAKAVMFATGGYARAFKINSNAHANTGDGLSIFARHGLPLEDMEFVQFHPSGLAGSGILISEAARGEGGKLYNSKGERFMEKYAPEKMELAPRDVVSRAIANEIREGRGVGPDNMAVYLDLTHLGEEKIMERLPELRDLALTFLGQDMVKEPIMITVTAHYSMGGIPVDIDGHVRKNKEEFVEGLYAAGECACVSVHGANRLGANSLLEALFFGRHVGESIAKDLDNISFEEAQKVEANRMLEEMEFLLTNNGKESTAQLRKELQDSMFENAGVFRTEESLIKQKEKLKELKERFKNIRIEDKSKTFNTDLQEAIELGHMLDYAAFIVEGAIARCESRGAHYREDFTKRDDENFLKHTLAYMDEEGNITLEYMDVVLGKFEPQERKY
- a CDS encoding succinate dehydrogenase/fumarate reductase iron-sulfur subunit; this translates as MEKQKVTINVFRFNAETDYLPHYDKFEIEVSKEEVVLDVLNRIKWEHDGSFTYRRSCRHGICGSCAIKVNGRSTLACKERMIDMIELFGTELTFDPVSKNRAVKDMVVDKSDFWKKHDSIIPYLVAEIDEHPESENIVPPNEAEKIDEADYCIQCGCCYYACPVVNEANEDYLGPAAFVKAYRFNADVRDETKKERLKIVDKLGKGVWDCVKCYECTEACPKELDPMSKITKLHNQLFQEEVVQKNVASRHAVGFKKSIEKHGILDEGMLVAYSEGCGVFKHIPEALAMWKKGKIVMPWEMPKSKKLDEIKKLIKISSTAKF
- a CDS encoding CoB--CoM heterodisulfide reductase iron-sulfur subunit B family protein translates to MSLKYALYTGCTARESTPELLKSTLAVAKKLDIELVLLDEASCCGASHLQDFDDFLSLVLNARNICYAEMLELPMITICNTCQLNTALTKKRLDENPELKERVNEKLGEVGLEYKGNVSVRHFLYALIEDYGLDNLRKKVVKPLSQFNIAPFYGCHNIRPSELHHFTNNTKESAYNPTSLDDLIEALEGNSVDYEHKNKCCGFHVDLQAPKTANRLSGNALVDAIDNDADMMVTPCPLCHLNLDVKQHAASREVGRDINLPVLHLPQLIGLALGCTPEEVGIQHNVTEVNIV